The genomic region GGATCGTTTGTATCTGGTAATGCCTGGGTTGGGTTACTCTGGGGCGTTGGGATTGGTATTGTGCTCGGTGCTTTACATGCGTATATTACGGTTAAATGGGCAGGCGATCAGATTATTTCTGGTGTGGCAATTAATGTTATGGCAATGGGTATGATCACATATCTCCTCGAATCAATTTTTAAAACGACAGGTTATTCTCCGCCAGTAGCCTATTTTGGGGCTCCAGCTAGCAAAATACACCTCGCGTTTCTTAAAGATATTCCTATTTTAGGTGCGTTTGCTGAGCTTACAATACTTATCTGGCTTGCGCTAATTTTAGTTGTTGTCTTACATTTTGTTTTATACCACACAGTACTTGGGTTAAGGATTCGTGCTGTTGGAGAAAATCCTCATGCAGCAGAAACCTTGGGAGTAAATGTATTTAAAATAAAATGGTTTGCTGTAATTTCCGGTAGTGTTCTTGCAGCATTTGGAGGTTTAGCGCTTTCACTGGGGACACTGTCTTCGTTTACTAACTCAATGGCTATGGGAAAAGGTTTTATTGGGTTGGCTGCTATGATTTTTGGTAAATGGACACCTTTTGGCGCGCTTGGCGCGATACTTATTTTTGCTGGCGCACAGGTACTGCAGTTA from Caldisericota bacterium harbors:
- a CDS encoding ABC transporter permease, producing the protein MNSNIPFLNASIAQALDYTAPILFAALGGVMSENAGVVNIALEGMMRFAAFFGVWGSFVSGNAWVGLLWGVGIGIVLGALHAYITVKWAGDQIISGVAINVMAMGMITYLLESIFKTTGYSPPVAYFGAPASKIHLAFLKDIPILGAFAELTILIWLALILVVVLHFVLYHTVLGLRIRAVGENPHAAETLGVNVFKIKWFAVISGSVLAAFGGLALSLGTLSSFTNSMAMGKGFIGLAAMIFGKWTPFGALGAILIFAGAQVLQLFMQGTATGFAKLIPLGFYLSLPYMLTIGALIGVVGKAVGPASDGVPYKKES